The DNA region TCCCAAAGGAGAAAAGCGCCTGAATAATGAATAGAAAATCACTTTGAACATGCAATCCCGCAAAAACTGAAACATATATAATACTTAGACTGAGTATAAAACATCTGACATAAGTGTTCGCATGATATCCTCCTGCCCAGATTCTAAGAGAACTAAATACAAGCATTGCAAACAGTCCATATTTTAAATGTCCTGTTAAAACTAACAGTATACACATAAAAAAGATCTTGATCGTCTCACTGATAAATGCTTGTAAGCCATATTGAATCTCTCGAATTTGTGTGTGATTAAAAATTTGCTTCTTATAAATCTGATAGGATATTCCTGCTGCTAATCTGTCGATCATATGGAACCTCCTTCTTGTTTTATGCTTTTATGTAATATTTTAAAGTATATGTATATTATATAGCAAAAAAAATAAAAAGACTAGCATTTTTTACTAGTCTTTTTATTTTAGGATAGCGGAGGACGGAGTCGAACCGCCGACACTACGGGTATGAACCGTATGCTCTAGCCAACTGAGCTACTCCGCCATATTAAATTATAATGGGCGCAATAGGGCTCGAACCTATGACCCCCTGCTTGTAAGGCAGGTGCTCTCCCAGCTGAGCTATGCGCCCATAATCATAATGGCGACCCAGAAGGGGCTCGAACCCTCGACCTCCGGCGTGACAGGCCGGCGCTCTAACCAACTGAGCCACTGGGCCACAAAATAATCATGGCAGGGGCAGCAGGACTCGAACCCACGACATTCGGTTTTGGAGACCGACGTTCTACCAACTGAACTATGCCCCTATGTATTGGCTCCCCGAGTAGGATTCGAACCTACGACCCTCCGGTTAACAGCCGGATGCTCTACCGCTGAGCTATCGAGGATTATAATTGCTTCGCAA from Defluviitalea raffinosedens includes:
- a CDS encoding accessory gene regulator ArgB-like protein; its protein translation is MIDRLAAGISYQIYKKQIFNHTQIREIQYGLQAFISETIKIFFMCILLVLTGHLKYGLFAMLVFSSLRIWAGGYHANTYVRCFILSLSIIYVSVFAGLHVQSDFLFIIQALFSFGIILKFSPAEHKNQPIISKERRKKIHTIALITFIFWTGISYILPLPWKYIGMNAVFIETLTITYMILSEKILEYKK